The following proteins come from a genomic window of Flavobacterium eburneipallidum:
- a CDS encoding PorP/SprF family type IX secretion system membrane protein has product MKIKSLILFFFLGLSSVVKAQDPIFTQYFMVPETLNPGFTGFMETTTAGILHRTQWPDLNFRVDTDYAFINSWFDEANSGVGISILNHREKFTDYNFTTANINYAYRVQLNDNWFFRPAIQIGFGNKSYGFQNIILEDQINIGQGIINPTSVDPLLLNNKINFFDFSAGMLFNNEEAWFGASLKHINKPNISYAGEGNLPLEMFFSANAGYEFLLGDYIDITYFPYETKMLLTTNFMSQGEYSRWDFGTGLVFKRFFFGVSAATNPGKKAMNSHFLTSINAFGGLQYEHFKFGYSYDFNTSKIGKTGGVYELSVIYQFDLEPRCFGCPNYY; this is encoded by the coding sequence ATGAAAATAAAATCACTAATCCTATTCTTTTTTCTTGGACTTTCTTCTGTTGTAAAAGCCCAAGATCCTATTTTTACCCAATATTTCATGGTTCCTGAAACGTTGAATCCTGGCTTTACCGGTTTTATGGAAACCACAACAGCAGGAATTTTGCACAGAACTCAATGGCCTGATTTGAATTTCAGAGTCGATACCGATTATGCTTTTATCAATAGTTGGTTCGACGAAGCCAATAGCGGTGTGGGAATAAGCATTCTAAATCACCGAGAAAAATTCACCGATTACAATTTTACCACTGCCAATATTAATTATGCGTATCGAGTACAATTGAACGACAATTGGTTTTTTAGACCCGCCATACAAATTGGTTTTGGTAACAAATCGTATGGATTTCAGAATATTATTTTAGAAGACCAAATCAATATTGGGCAAGGAATAATCAATCCAACCAGTGTCGATCCGCTACTGTTAAATAACAAAATCAACTTTTTCGATTTCTCGGCAGGAATGCTTTTTAATAATGAAGAAGCTTGGTTTGGAGCCTCATTAAAACACATCAACAAACCCAATATTTCCTATGCAGGCGAAGGAAATCTCCCACTGGAAATGTTTTTTTCTGCCAATGCGGGATACGAATTTCTTCTAGGAGATTACATCGACATTACCTATTTTCCGTATGAAACCAAAATGCTTCTAACCACCAATTTCATGAGTCAAGGCGAGTACAGCCGATGGGATTTTGGAACGGGATTAGTCTTCAAAAGATTCTTTTTTGGCGTAAGTGCAGCCACAAATCCTGGTAAAAAAGCTATGAACAGTCATTTTCTAACTTCGATTAACGCCTTTGGAGGATTGCAATACGAACATTTTAAATTTGGGTATTCGTATGATTTCAACACTTCAAAAATCGGTAAAACTGGTGGGGTTTATGAACTTTCGGTAATTTATCAGTTTGATTTAGAACCAAGGTGTTTTGGTTGTCCTAATTATTATTAA
- a CDS encoding glycerol-3-phosphate dehydrogenase/oxidase: MKRSEQLTQLQQTQNWDIIIIGGGASGLGTAIDAASRGLKTVLFEATDFAKGTSSRSTKLVHGGVRYLEQGNIALVREALKERGIMAKNAGHLVKNQSFVIPNYNWWGGYFYTIGLKIYDLLAGSLSLGKSEYISKAKTIELLPTVNQNGLRNGVIYHDGQFDDARLAINLAQTAVENGACVLNYIKVVELLKDSHHKIIGVVAEDQESGERYEIKGTAIINATGVFLNSIMKMNDKVYKKYIVPSQGIHLVFDQSFLPSNNALMIPKTSDSRVLFAVPWHDKIVVGTTDTLMKSHSLEPIATEEEIQFVLETAQDFLSKKPTRADVLSVFAGLRPLAAPEEKGQSTKEVSRSHKIIVSETGLITITGGKWTTYRKMAEELIDKAIAVHHLPKSICKTEHLPIHGNKPTTDLDRENHLYIYGTDSAEILKLQEEEPELKEKLHPDYDYTLAEVVWAIRYEMARTIDDILARRVRLLFLDARVAIACSEKVGELLAKELGYDATWKENQIADFKALANGFLLKEFRIE, encoded by the coding sequence ATGAAACGATCCGAACAACTAACCCAACTGCAACAAACCCAAAATTGGGATATCATCATCATTGGCGGTGGTGCCAGCGGATTAGGCACTGCAATTGATGCCGCCAGCAGAGGTTTGAAAACGGTTTTATTCGAAGCCACTGATTTTGCCAAAGGAACTTCCAGCCGAAGCACCAAATTAGTACACGGTGGTGTTCGGTATTTAGAGCAAGGCAATATTGCTTTGGTTCGGGAAGCTCTGAAAGAAAGAGGAATTATGGCTAAAAACGCTGGTCATTTGGTCAAAAACCAATCTTTTGTTATTCCGAACTATAATTGGTGGGGAGGTTATTTTTATACAATCGGACTTAAAATTTATGATTTGTTAGCCGGAAGTTTGAGCCTTGGCAAATCCGAGTATATTTCGAAAGCAAAAACCATAGAATTACTTCCGACGGTTAATCAAAACGGATTGCGAAACGGTGTAATTTATCACGATGGACAGTTTGATGATGCCCGATTAGCAATCAATTTGGCACAAACGGCTGTTGAAAATGGTGCTTGTGTTTTAAATTATATTAAAGTAGTCGAACTGTTGAAAGACAGCCATCATAAAATCATTGGAGTTGTTGCAGAAGATCAGGAATCGGGTGAGCGATATGAAATAAAAGGGACTGCAATTATTAATGCGACAGGCGTTTTCCTCAATTCGATTATGAAGATGAATGACAAAGTGTATAAAAAATACATTGTGCCGAGTCAGGGGATTCATTTGGTTTTTGACCAATCGTTTTTGCCAAGTAATAATGCTTTGATGATTCCAAAAACAAGTGATAGCAGAGTGCTTTTTGCTGTGCCTTGGCACGACAAAATCGTCGTAGGAACGACTGATACTTTAATGAAAAGCCACAGTCTAGAACCCATTGCTACTGAAGAAGAAATACAATTCGTCCTCGAAACGGCTCAAGATTTTTTATCCAAAAAACCAACTAGAGCGGATGTTTTATCTGTTTTCGCTGGATTGAGACCGCTGGCAGCTCCCGAAGAAAAAGGGCAAAGCACCAAGGAAGTTTCCCGAAGCCACAAAATCATTGTTTCGGAAACGGGATTGATTACCATCACTGGCGGAAAATGGACTACCTACCGAAAAATGGCGGAAGAACTGATTGACAAAGCGATTGCTGTTCATCATCTACCCAAATCCATTTGCAAAACGGAGCATCTTCCTATTCACGGCAACAAACCAACTACTGATTTAGATCGGGAAAATCATCTTTATATTTACGGAACGGATAGTGCTGAAATTTTGAAGTTACAGGAAGAAGAACCCGAGTTAAAAGAGAAACTGCATCCTGATTACGATTACACGCTTGCCGAAGTGGTTTGGGCAATTCGATATGAAATGGCTAGAACAATAGATGATATTTTAGCAAGACGGGTGCGACTGCTTTTTTTAGATGCAAGAGTTGCAATAGCTTGTTCTGAAAAAGTGGGTGAATTATTGGCGAAAGAATTAGGTTATGATGCAACTTGGAAAGAAAATCAAATTGCTGATTTTAAAGCGTTGGCTAATGGTTTTTTGTTGAAGGAGTTTCGGATAGAATAA
- the miaB gene encoding tRNA (N6-isopentenyl adenosine(37)-C2)-methylthiotransferase MiaB, protein MEKIIEESKQGESLVLEHKPENTKKLFIESYGCAMNFSDSEIVASILSSNGYNTTQTLEEADLVLVNTCSIRDKAEQTIRKRLEKYNAVKRINPSMKVGVLGCMAERLKEKFLDEEKIVDMVVGPDAYKDLPNLLAEVEEGRDAINVILSKDETYGDISPVRLMSNGITALVSITRGCDNMCTFCVVPFTRGRERSREPQSIMTEIQDLWSKGFKEITLLGQNVDSYLWYGGGLKKDFVNATEMQKATAVDFDQLLEMVAVGFPKMRIRFSTSNPQDMHESVLHVIAKYNNICKHIHLPVQSGSNRILKEMNRLHTREEYMTLIDKIRAIIPNASISQDMIAGFPTETEEDHQDTLSLMEYVKYNFGYMYSYSERPGTLAGRKMEDDVAEETKARRLQEIVDLQQKNSWFRSEEFIGQTVEVLVEKVSKKSAAEFSGRNSQSITVVFPKENYKIGDFVNVKITSCTSGTLKGEAVGYSEMN, encoded by the coding sequence ATGGAAAAGATTATTGAAGAAAGTAAGCAGGGCGAAAGTCTTGTTTTAGAACATAAGCCAGAAAATACCAAAAAACTATTTATAGAAAGTTACGGCTGTGCGATGAATTTTTCGGACAGTGAAATCGTGGCTTCCATCCTATCATCAAACGGATACAACACGACGCAGACTTTGGAAGAAGCCGATTTGGTTTTGGTCAATACCTGTTCAATTCGTGATAAAGCGGAACAAACCATTCGCAAACGTTTGGAGAAATACAATGCTGTAAAGAGAATCAATCCATCGATGAAAGTTGGGGTTTTGGGCTGTATGGCAGAACGTTTGAAAGAGAAATTTCTGGACGAAGAGAAAATTGTCGATATGGTTGTGGGCCCTGATGCTTACAAGGATTTACCTAATTTATTGGCAGAAGTGGAAGAAGGCCGGGATGCCATAAATGTGATTTTGTCGAAAGATGAAACTTATGGCGATATTTCTCCGGTTCGATTGATGAGCAACGGGATTACAGCTTTGGTTTCTATCACTCGTGGTTGCGATAATATGTGTACGTTTTGTGTGGTTCCTTTTACTCGTGGACGTGAACGCAGTCGTGAACCGCAAAGTATTATGACGGAAATTCAGGATTTGTGGAGCAAAGGTTTTAAGGAAATTACGCTTTTGGGACAAAATGTGGATAGTTACTTATGGTATGGTGGTGGATTGAAAAAAGATTTTGTCAACGCTACCGAAATGCAAAAAGCAACTGCTGTTGATTTTGACCAATTATTAGAAATGGTAGCTGTTGGTTTTCCTAAAATGCGTATTCGTTTTTCGACTTCTAATCCGCAAGATATGCACGAAAGTGTGTTGCACGTGATTGCGAAATACAATAATATTTGCAAACACATTCATTTGCCTGTTCAGTCAGGAAGCAACCGAATTCTGAAGGAAATGAATCGTTTGCACACTCGCGAAGAGTATATGACTTTGATTGATAAAATCAGAGCGATTATTCCAAACGCTTCGATTTCGCAGGACATGATTGCCGGTTTCCCTACCGAAACGGAAGAAGATCATCAGGATACTTTGAGTTTGATGGAGTATGTGAAATATAATTTTGGTTATATGTATTCGTATTCGGAACGTCCGGGAACTTTGGCAGGAAGAAAAATGGAAGATGATGTCGCAGAAGAAACAAAAGCAAGGAGATTACAGGAAATTGTCGATTTGCAACAGAAAAACTCCTGGTTCCGAAGTGAAGAATTCATTGGTCAGACGGTAGAAGTTTTGGTGGAGAAAGTTTCAAAGAAATCGGCAGCAGAGTTTTCTGGAAGAAATTCGCAAAGTATTACAGTCGTTTTCCCAAAAGAGAATTATAAAATTGGGGATTTTGTAAATGTAAAAATCACAAGCTGCACCAGCGGAACTTTAAAAGGGGAAGCAGTTGGCTATTCTGAAATGAATTAA
- a CDS encoding GxxExxY protein — MDLYKHEEYYKIIGLCMEVHRVLGGGLLEAVYKEALEIEFKNHGISYEREKEFKIYYKESLLQKRFYADFVVCDDIILEVKATKLIIDENIAQTLNYLAITKNKLGIIANFSTKSLQQKRIVL; from the coding sequence ATGGATTTATACAAACATGAAGAATATTATAAAATAATTGGTTTATGTATGGAAGTTCACAGAGTACTTGGTGGCGGATTATTAGAAGCTGTATATAAAGAAGCTCTAGAAATTGAATTTAAGAATCATGGTATCTCTTATGAAAGGGAAAAAGAATTCAAAATTTACTATAAAGAATCGCTATTACAAAAAAGATTTTACGCAGATTTCGTAGTATGTGATGATATCATTTTAGAAGTAAAAGCTACAAAATTAATAATTGACGAAAACATTGCTCAAACATTAAATTATTTAGCAATCACTAAAAACAAACTAGGAATAATTGCAAATTTTAGTACAAAATCTTTGCAACAAAAAAGGATAGTTTTATAG
- a CDS encoding sigma-54 interaction domain-containing protein, with protein METVQSIKQRFEIIGNDPKLNRAIEKAIQVAPTDISVLVVGESGVGKESIPKIIHSLSHRKHGKYIAVNCGAIPEGTIDSELFGHEKGAFTGATSTREGYFEVASGGTIFLDEVGELPLTTQVRLLRILENGEFLKVGSSQVQKTDVRIVAATNVNLFDAIEKGKFREDLYYRLSTVDITLPPLRDRKDDIHLLFRKFAADFAHKYKMPPIKLDDDAVQLLQKFRWSGNIRQLRNVAEQISVLETNRDISANALQSYLPVEGSNLPSVIKDKKSENDFSTEREILYKVLFDMKSDLHDLKKLTLELMQNGSAKVQETSSHLIQKIYGNKQDDSEIDYEEEPRTAIITSPTPVNTYQSQEDNYQFAESVEEEEVLRLEQKEIEMIKKSLEKNKGKRKMAADELGISERTLYRKIKQFDL; from the coding sequence ATGGAAACAGTTCAATCAATAAAACAACGATTCGAGATTATCGGAAATGACCCGAAACTCAATCGTGCGATAGAAAAAGCCATTCAGGTGGCACCAACTGATATTTCAGTATTAGTTGTGGGTGAAAGTGGCGTTGGAAAAGAAAGCATTCCAAAAATCATACATTCGCTTTCGCATAGAAAGCATGGAAAATACATTGCTGTAAACTGTGGTGCAATCCCGGAAGGAACCATTGATAGTGAGCTTTTTGGTCACGAAAAAGGCGCTTTTACAGGAGCCACTTCTACCCGCGAAGGGTATTTTGAAGTAGCAAGTGGCGGAACAATTTTTCTGGATGAAGTGGGTGAATTGCCTTTGACAACCCAAGTTCGTTTGCTTCGTATTTTAGAAAATGGAGAGTTCCTGAAAGTAGGTTCATCACAAGTTCAAAAAACAGACGTACGAATTGTAGCAGCTACCAATGTCAATTTGTTTGATGCTATCGAAAAAGGAAAATTCCGTGAAGATTTGTATTATCGATTGAGTACGGTTGATATTACTTTGCCTCCTTTGCGAGATAGAAAAGATGACATTCATTTGTTGTTCAGAAAATTTGCAGCAGATTTTGCTCATAAATATAAAATGCCTCCTATTAAATTGGATGATGATGCCGTTCAATTATTGCAAAAGTTTCGTTGGAGTGGAAACATCCGTCAGTTGCGAAACGTAGCGGAACAAATCTCCGTTTTGGAGACCAACAGAGATATTTCGGCAAATGCCTTACAATCCTATTTACCCGTTGAAGGAAGTAATTTGCCCTCGGTCATTAAAGATAAAAAATCAGAAAACGATTTTTCAACCGAAAGAGAAATTCTGTACAAAGTCCTTTTTGATATGAAAAGTGATTTGCACGATTTGAAAAAATTAACTTTGGAATTGATGCAAAATGGAAGTGCTAAAGTGCAAGAAACCAGTTCACATCTCATCCAAAAGATTTATGGCAATAAGCAAGATGATAGCGAAATAGATTATGAAGAAGAACCAAGAACAGCTATTATTACATCACCGACTCCTGTAAACACGTATCAGTCACAAGAAGACAATTACCAATTTGCCGAAAGTGTTGAAGAGGAAGAAGTTTTGAGATTGGAACAAAAAGAAATCGAAATGATCAAAAAATCATTGGAAAAAAACAAAGGAAAACGAAAAATGGCAGCCGATGAATTGGGAATTTCTGAAAGAACATTGTACCGAAAAATAAAACAATTTGATTTATAA
- a CDS encoding LptE family protein gives MRKTYPFLFLILLFTASSCSIYNFTGTGPIDAKTFQVNYFPNNAELIEPGLDRRFTLQLQDLIQSQTNLNLVKTGGDLTYEGEIVDYRISPMTATADQQASQNRLTIRVNVRFFNKKKETDNFEKTFEFYYDYPATQQLNGGTLDTALKEIFDRITQDIFNDSLAKW, from the coding sequence ATGAGAAAAACATATCCTTTTTTATTTCTAATTTTATTGTTTACAGCAAGCAGTTGTTCCATTTACAACTTTACTGGAACTGGTCCAATTGACGCTAAAACGTTTCAGGTTAATTATTTTCCTAACAATGCTGAATTAATTGAACCTGGATTAGACAGAAGATTCACTTTGCAATTGCAAGATCTTATCCAAAGTCAAACCAATTTGAATTTGGTTAAAACAGGGGGCGATTTGACTTATGAGGGCGAAATTGTCGATTACAGGATCAGTCCAATGACCGCCACTGCCGATCAGCAAGCTTCTCAAAACAGATTAACTATTAGAGTCAATGTCCGTTTTTTTAACAAAAAGAAAGAAACCGATAATTTCGAAAAAACATTCGAATTTTATTATGACTATCCTGCAACGCAACAACTCAACGGAGGAACTTTAGATACTGCCTTAAAAGAAATTTTTGACAGGATTACTCAAGATATTTTTAATGACTCTTTGGCGAAATGGTAA
- a CDS encoding tetratricopeptide repeat protein, with translation MNVTDYTYLINKPDAIQEKHTDSLGKVLDEFPYFQSARALRLKGLYNQNSFKYNYALKVTAAHTTDRTVLFDFITSDSFIAIQKGLYDKKLSQLLDISVVDFEVIKTETKLESRPNTIEESILNSIKGVSEAEENTKTAVEKLEIGKPLDFSINEKHSFQEWLQLSRIEPIVRENPKKETVETIELDEEKRKKAELIDKFIEANPKISPAKTHTTSTTTFVEPDKTDASYLMTETLARVYLEQKKYQRAIQAYEILILKYPEKSSFFADRISDIEILQQNNNK, from the coding sequence ATGAACGTAACCGATTATACTTATTTAATTAACAAACCCGATGCTATTCAAGAAAAGCATACCGATTCTTTAGGCAAAGTATTGGATGAATTTCCGTATTTTCAAAGTGCTAGAGCCTTGCGCTTGAAAGGACTTTATAACCAAAACAGTTTTAAGTACAACTACGCTTTGAAAGTTACCGCTGCTCACACCACAGACAGAACGGTTCTTTTTGATTTCATCACATCGGATAGTTTTATTGCCATTCAAAAAGGATTGTATGACAAGAAATTATCACAACTACTAGACATTAGCGTTGTTGATTTTGAAGTTATTAAAACCGAAACAAAGCTTGAATCAAGACCCAACACCATTGAGGAATCGATTCTTAACTCTATAAAAGGAGTTTCGGAAGCAGAAGAAAACACCAAAACTGCTGTAGAAAAACTAGAAATAGGCAAACCTCTAGATTTTTCTATCAATGAAAAACATTCGTTTCAAGAATGGTTGCAACTCTCCCGAATCGAGCCTATTGTTAGAGAAAATCCCAAAAAAGAAACAGTAGAAACCATCGAATTAGACGAAGAAAAAAGAAAAAAAGCCGAATTGATTGATAAATTCATCGAAGCCAATCCAAAAATTTCGCCTGCAAAAACACACACAACTAGCACCACAACCTTTGTAGAACCAGACAAGACGGACGCTTCCTACTTGATGACCGAAACTTTAGCCAGAGTTTATTTGGAACAAAAAAAGTATCAACGCGCCATTCAAGCTTATGAAATATTAATTTTGAAATATCCAGAAAAAAGTAGTTTCTTTGCAGACCGTATTTCGGATATAGAGATTTTACAACAAAATAATAATAAATAA
- the secG gene encoding preprotein translocase subunit SecG produces the protein MSTFSIFLVLITIVCFLLIVVIMVQNPKGGGLSSTLGGSQMLGGVQKTTDFLDKSTWTLATVLVVLILLSSLSFDGALSDTDSKIIEKSETAAPATNAAPVQNVPAAEPAKQ, from the coding sequence ATGAGCACATTTTCAATTTTTTTAGTTTTAATAACAATAGTTTGCTTTCTATTGATAGTAGTAATTATGGTTCAAAACCCTAAAGGTGGCGGATTATCATCAACATTAGGTGGTTCTCAAATGTTGGGTGGCGTACAAAAAACGACTGACTTTTTAGACAAAAGTACTTGGACATTAGCCACAGTATTAGTGGTACTTATATTACTTTCTAGTTTAAGTTTTGATGGAGCATTGAGCGACACTGATTCTAAAATTATCGAAAAATCTGAAACTGCAGCTCCTGCTACAAACGCTGCTCCAGTTCAAAACGTACCAGCTGCTGAACCAGCAAAACAATAA
- a CDS encoding co-chaperone GroES, whose amino-acid sequence MALNIKPLSDRVLIEPAAAETKTASGIFIPDTAKEKPQKGTVVAAGNGKKDEPLTVKVGDTVLYGKYAGTELKLEGKDYLIMREDDILAII is encoded by the coding sequence ATGGCTTTAAATATTAAACCGCTTTCAGACCGCGTTCTTATCGAACCTGCTGCTGCAGAAACAAAAACAGCATCAGGAATTTTTATTCCAGACACTGCCAAAGAAAAACCACAAAAAGGAACTGTAGTTGCTGCTGGTAATGGTAAAAAAGACGAACCATTAACTGTAAAAGTGGGCGACACTGTTCTTTATGGAAAATACGCTGGAACAGAATTAAAATTAGAAGGAAAAGATTATTTGATTATGCGCGAGGATGATATTTTAGCTATCATCTAA
- the groL gene encoding chaperonin GroEL (60 kDa chaperone family; promotes refolding of misfolded polypeptides especially under stressful conditions; forms two stacked rings of heptamers to form a barrel-shaped 14mer; ends can be capped by GroES; misfolded proteins enter the barrel where they are refolded when GroES binds) gives MAKDIKFDIEARDGLKRGVDALANAVKVTLGPKGRNVIIGRSFGGPTVTKDGVSVAKEIELKDPLENMGAQMVKEVASKTNDLAGDGTTTATVLAQAIVKEGLKNVAAGANPMDLKRGIDKAVEAIVADLAKQTKVVGSDSEKIKQIASISANNDEVIGELIANAFAKVGKEGVITVEEAKGTDTYVDVVEGMQFDRGYLSPYFVTNPEKMEAELDSPYILLYDKKVSSLKELLPVLEPVAQSGKPLLIIAEDVDGEALSTLVVNKLRGALKIAAVKAPGFGDRRKAMLEDIAILTGGTVISEERGYTLENTTIEMLGTAKRVSIDKDNTTIVSGAGDADTIKNRVNQIKGQMETTTSDYDKEKLQERLAKLAGGVAVLYVGAASEVEMKEKKDRVDDALHATRAAVEEGIVAGGGVALLRAKNALTDLKADNADEATGIKIISRAIEAPLRTIVENAGLEGSVVVAKVAEGSGDFGYNAKTDEYVDMLAAGIIDPKKVTRVALENAASVAGMILTTECALVEIKEEGGAGSPMGGGMPGMM, from the coding sequence ATGGCAAAAGATATAAAATTTGATATTGAAGCACGCGATGGATTAAAACGCGGTGTTGACGCATTAGCAAATGCAGTAAAAGTAACGCTAGGACCAAAAGGTCGTAACGTAATTATTGGAAGATCTTTTGGTGGTCCAACGGTTACTAAAGATGGTGTTTCAGTTGCAAAAGAAATCGAATTGAAAGACCCATTGGAAAATATGGGTGCTCAAATGGTAAAAGAAGTAGCTTCAAAAACCAATGATTTGGCTGGTGACGGAACTACAACTGCAACCGTTTTGGCACAAGCTATCGTAAAAGAAGGTTTGAAAAACGTTGCCGCAGGTGCAAACCCAATGGACTTGAAACGTGGAATTGACAAAGCTGTTGAAGCTATTGTTGCTGATTTAGCTAAACAAACCAAAGTAGTAGGAAGTGATTCTGAAAAAATCAAGCAAATTGCTTCTATTTCTGCTAATAATGACGAAGTTATTGGTGAATTGATTGCTAATGCTTTCGCAAAAGTTGGGAAAGAAGGTGTTATCACTGTTGAAGAAGCCAAAGGTACTGATACTTATGTAGATGTTGTTGAAGGAATGCAATTTGACAGAGGATATCTTTCTCCTTATTTTGTTACTAATCCAGAGAAAATGGAAGCAGAATTAGACAGTCCATACATCCTTTTGTATGACAAAAAAGTATCTTCTTTAAAAGAATTATTACCGGTTTTAGAACCAGTAGCTCAATCAGGAAAACCATTATTGATTATTGCCGAAGATGTTGACGGAGAAGCTTTATCTACATTGGTAGTAAACAAATTGCGTGGCGCATTGAAAATTGCAGCTGTAAAAGCTCCAGGTTTTGGTGACCGTAGAAAAGCAATGTTGGAAGATATCGCTATCCTAACAGGTGGAACTGTAATTTCTGAAGAAAGAGGTTATACGTTAGAAAATACCACTATCGAAATGTTAGGAACTGCAAAAAGAGTTTCTATCGACAAAGATAACACTACAATCGTAAGCGGTGCTGGTGATGCAGATACTATCAAAAACAGAGTAAACCAAATCAAAGGTCAAATGGAAACTACGACTTCTGATTATGATAAAGAAAAGTTGCAAGAACGTTTGGCAAAATTAGCTGGTGGTGTTGCAGTTCTTTATGTTGGTGCTGCTTCTGAAGTAGAAATGAAAGAGAAAAAAGACCGTGTTGACGATGCTTTACACGCTACTCGTGCTGCTGTTGAAGAAGGAATTGTTGCTGGTGGAGGTGTTGCTTTATTAAGAGCTAAAAACGCCCTTACTGATTTAAAAGCAGACAATGCTGATGAAGCTACAGGAATTAAAATTATTTCTCGTGCAATCGAAGCTCCTTTGAGAACTATCGTTGAAAACGCTGGATTGGAAGGTTCAGTTGTTGTAGCAAAAGTGGCTGAAGGTTCTGGAGATTTTGGATACAATGCCAAAACTGATGAATATGTAGATATGCTTGCTGCTGGAATTATTGATCCTAAAAAAGTAACACGTGTAGCGTTAGAAAATGCTGCTTCGGTTGCTGGAATGATCTTAACTACTGAATGTGCTTTGGTAGAAATCAAAGAAGAAGGCGGAGCTGGAAGCCCAATGGGTGGCGGTATGCCAGGAATGATGTAA